From one Parambassis ranga chromosome 5, fParRan2.1, whole genome shotgun sequence genomic stretch:
- the aggf1 gene encoding angiogenic factor with G patch and FHA domains 1 isoform X2, with product MDEENGYGEKDPESEVAELRLKVESLKQELKECRAELCKLQKQLSQSERLQRSTESYNEDLRKQVEQLSAEIHERKKKGNDRVNSETQTEEYVWTETDYYNYYYGGYCQNTEVADTQESSNPVEAEAASAVAAVEAADYSEAAQVPALNAPAAEVSGQPDSSAAVTAEEGDGGSIADMLRSTAEEAMTQTGFVFDETTGMYYDHSTGFYYDLVSQLYYDATTGIYYYYDAESGRYQFHSRIEVPAAQTSAELYQENTAAEKKGKKFKKGVKKTLPQDDWVQEVTTSMAKMKISSFWKTGPYRVTNVMWPPCVRVTVVRSPVLQVGTLFIITADSPATIGREKDMDHAIRIPEMGVSKFHAEVYFDQEQQGYMLVDQGSQNGTVINGNRILQPKTKCEPHVLMHGDEVKMGETVLSFHIHSGTDTCDGCEPGQVMAHLSKHRREENTGPTLTKEDKESLRQKELKQMKAKYGLQTSEYDETKSLRNPKYKDRAESRRQTVGSEGVFQRDDAPASVHKEISEVNKGRKMLEKMGWKKGEGLGKGGTGMKDPIQLKIRKSQAGLGAGNVMSVDDVSMTKSKSQKNWEKARERFADTCQPDMLSPATQMNMTPKTWVKLEETENTQASSETG from the exons ATGGACGAAGAAAACGGCTATGGAGAAAAGGACCCGGAGTCTGAAGTGGCCGAGCTCCGGCTGAAAGTAGAGTCATTGAAGCAAGAACTGAAAGAGTGCAGAGCCGAGCTGTGCAAGTTACAGAAGCAActgagccaatcagagaggCTGCAGCGGAGCACAGAGAGCTATAACGAAGACCTCAGGAAACAG GTTGAACAGCTGAGCGCAGAGATTCATGAACGGAAGAAGAAAGGCAACGACAGAGTCAACagtgaaacacagacagaagaataTGTATGGACAGAAACTg ATTATTACAATTACTACTATGGAGGCTACTGTCAGAACACTGAGGTAGCAGACACTCAGGAAAGCTCGAACCCTGTGGAAGCGGAAGCAGCAAGTGCAGTGGCTGCAGTGGAAGCAGCTGATTACAGCGAGGCAGCACAGGTTCCAGCACTAAATGCACCAGCTGCAGAAGTGTCAGGTCAAccagacagcagtgctgcagtcacagcagag GAAGGTGATGGAGGATCCATAGCTGATATGTTGAGGTCTACTGCTGAGGAGGCCATGACACAGACTGGGTTTGTCTTTGATGAGACTACTGGGATGTATTATGACCACAGCACAGGCTTCTACTATGACTTG GTCAGTCAGTTGTACTATGATGCCACCACAGGCATTTACTACTACTATGATGCAGAGAGCGGACGATACCAGTTTCATTCCAGAATTGAGGTCCCTGCTGCACAGACTAGTGCAGAGCTGTACcaagaaaacacagctgctgagaagaagggaaaaaagtTCAAGAAAGGGGTTAAAAAAACGTTGCCTCAGGATGATTGG GTGCAAGAGGTGACTACCTCTATGGCTAAAATGAAGATTTCCTCATTCTGGAAAACTGGTCCTTACAGAG TAACTAATGTCATGTGGCCTCCCTGTGTAAGGGTAACTGTGGTACGGTCTCCAGTGCTGCAGGTTGGCACTCTGTTCATCATCACAGCTGACTCTCCAGCCACCATTGGCAG agaAAAGGATATGGACCACGCAATCCGGATACCAGAAATGGGTGTCAGCAAG TTCCATGCAGAGGTGTACTTTGACCAGGAACAGCAGGGCTACATGCTGGTGGACCAGGGCAGTCAGAACGGAACTGTCATCAATGGGAACAGAATCTTACAG CCCAAAACCAAGTGTGAACCACATGTACTGATGCATGGCGATGAGGTGAAGATGGGAGAGACTGTGCTGTCCTTTCATATCCATTCAGGGACTGATACATGTGATGGCTGCGAGCCTGGACAGGTGATGGCTCACCTCAGCAAGCACAGACGTGAGGAGAATACCG GTCCCACTCTCACCAAAGAGGATAAAGAAtcactgagacagaaagagcTAAAGCAGATGAAGGCCAAATATGGGCTGCAA ACCAGTGAATATGATGAAACCAAATCGCTCAGGAATCCAAAATACAAAGACCGAGCTGAGTCTCGACGACAGACTGTGGGCAGTGAGGGTGTTTTCCAGCGAGATGATGCACCAGCTTCTGTGCACAA GGAGATCAGTGAAGTCAACAAAGGAAGAAAGATGCTGGAAAAGATGGGCTGGAAGAAAGGAGAGGGACTTGGTAAAGGGGGAACAGGAATGAAGGACCCG ATTCAACTGAAAATCAGAAAATCCCAGGCAGGTTTGGGAGCAGGTAACGTCATGTCTGTAGATGATGTGTCTATGACCAAATCGAAGTCACAAAAGAACTGGGAGAAGGCACGTGAGAGGTTCGCTGATACATGTCAGCCTGATATGTTGTCACCCGCAACACAGATGAATATGACACCCAAAACCTGGGTTAAGTTGGAAGAGACCGAGAACACACAAGCAAGCTCTGAAACAGGCTGA
- the aggf1 gene encoding angiogenic factor with G patch and FHA domains 1 isoform X1, whose product MDEENGYGEKDPESEVAELRLKVESLKQELKECRAELCKLQKQLSQSERLQRSTESYNEDLRKQVEQLSAEIHERKKKGNDRVNSETQTEEYVWTETDYYNYYYGGYCQNTEVADTQESSNPVEAEAASAVAAVEAADYSEAAQVPALNAPAAEVSGQPDSSAAVTAEEGDGGSIADMLRSTAEEAMTQTGFVFDETTGMYYDHSTGFYYDLVSQLYYDATTGIYYYYDAESGRYQFHSRIEVPAAQTSAELYQENTAAEKKGKKFKKGVKKTLPQDDWEPKSSDTKPEKEETDWVERKMSKRNTESRKLEKRSRSPDAAPHRKDSSKHREERDKSSSRRKREKNGSHHDKTERSKKKRKKSKSEKHKRKKDETQNESEGNSEPEEGEITESEKEELESNHSFSSSSNSPSKENPESEMETQCQEVTNVMWPPCVRVTVVRSPVLQVGTLFIITADSPATIGREKDMDHAIRIPEMGVSKFHAEVYFDQEQQGYMLVDQGSQNGTVINGNRILQPKTKCEPHVLMHGDEVKMGETVLSFHIHSGTDTCDGCEPGQVMAHLSKHRREENTGPTLTKEDKESLRQKELKQMKAKYGLQTSEYDETKSLRNPKYKDRAESRRQTVGSEGVFQRDDAPASVHKEISEVNKGRKMLEKMGWKKGEGLGKGGTGMKDPIQLKIRKSQAGLGAGNVMSVDDVSMTKSKSQKNWEKARERFADTCQPDMLSPATQMNMTPKTWVKLEETENTQASSETG is encoded by the exons ATGGACGAAGAAAACGGCTATGGAGAAAAGGACCCGGAGTCTGAAGTGGCCGAGCTCCGGCTGAAAGTAGAGTCATTGAAGCAAGAACTGAAAGAGTGCAGAGCCGAGCTGTGCAAGTTACAGAAGCAActgagccaatcagagaggCTGCAGCGGAGCACAGAGAGCTATAACGAAGACCTCAGGAAACAG GTTGAACAGCTGAGCGCAGAGATTCATGAACGGAAGAAGAAAGGCAACGACAGAGTCAACagtgaaacacagacagaagaataTGTATGGACAGAAACTg ATTATTACAATTACTACTATGGAGGCTACTGTCAGAACACTGAGGTAGCAGACACTCAGGAAAGCTCGAACCCTGTGGAAGCGGAAGCAGCAAGTGCAGTGGCTGCAGTGGAAGCAGCTGATTACAGCGAGGCAGCACAGGTTCCAGCACTAAATGCACCAGCTGCAGAAGTGTCAGGTCAAccagacagcagtgctgcagtcacagcagag GAAGGTGATGGAGGATCCATAGCTGATATGTTGAGGTCTACTGCTGAGGAGGCCATGACACAGACTGGGTTTGTCTTTGATGAGACTACTGGGATGTATTATGACCACAGCACAGGCTTCTACTATGACTTG GTCAGTCAGTTGTACTATGATGCCACCACAGGCATTTACTACTACTATGATGCAGAGAGCGGACGATACCAGTTTCATTCCAGAATTGAGGTCCCTGCTGCACAGACTAGTGCAGAGCTGTACcaagaaaacacagctgctgagaagaagggaaaaaagtTCAAGAAAGGGGTTAAAAAAACGTTGCCTCAGGATGATTGG GAGCCCAAATCCAGTGACACAAAGcctgaaaaagaagaaactgaCTGGGTTGAACGGAAAATGTCCAAGAGGAACACAGAATCACGAAAACTGGAAAAAAGGTCTCGCAGTCCAGATGCAGCTCCACATAGGAAAGACTCCTCCAAACATCGGGAAGAGAGGGACAAATCTTCCTCAAGGAGGAAAAGGGAGAAAAATGGCTCACACCATGATAAAACTGAAAGGTCtaagaagaaaaggaagaagtCCAAGTCAGAAAAgcacaaaaggaaaaaggacGAGACTCAGAATGAGTCAGAGGGGAACAGTGAGCCAGAGGAGGGTGAGATCACAGAGTCAGAAAAAGAAGAGTTGGAGTCAAACCATTCCTTCTCATCATCGTCAAACTCACCCTCAAAGGAAAATCCAGAGTCAGAAATGGAAACGCAGTGTCAGGAAG TAACTAATGTCATGTGGCCTCCCTGTGTAAGGGTAACTGTGGTACGGTCTCCAGTGCTGCAGGTTGGCACTCTGTTCATCATCACAGCTGACTCTCCAGCCACCATTGGCAG agaAAAGGATATGGACCACGCAATCCGGATACCAGAAATGGGTGTCAGCAAG TTCCATGCAGAGGTGTACTTTGACCAGGAACAGCAGGGCTACATGCTGGTGGACCAGGGCAGTCAGAACGGAACTGTCATCAATGGGAACAGAATCTTACAG CCCAAAACCAAGTGTGAACCACATGTACTGATGCATGGCGATGAGGTGAAGATGGGAGAGACTGTGCTGTCCTTTCATATCCATTCAGGGACTGATACATGTGATGGCTGCGAGCCTGGACAGGTGATGGCTCACCTCAGCAAGCACAGACGTGAGGAGAATACCG GTCCCACTCTCACCAAAGAGGATAAAGAAtcactgagacagaaagagcTAAAGCAGATGAAGGCCAAATATGGGCTGCAA ACCAGTGAATATGATGAAACCAAATCGCTCAGGAATCCAAAATACAAAGACCGAGCTGAGTCTCGACGACAGACTGTGGGCAGTGAGGGTGTTTTCCAGCGAGATGATGCACCAGCTTCTGTGCACAA GGAGATCAGTGAAGTCAACAAAGGAAGAAAGATGCTGGAAAAGATGGGCTGGAAGAAAGGAGAGGGACTTGGTAAAGGGGGAACAGGAATGAAGGACCCG ATTCAACTGAAAATCAGAAAATCCCAGGCAGGTTTGGGAGCAGGTAACGTCATGTCTGTAGATGATGTGTCTATGACCAAATCGAAGTCACAAAAGAACTGGGAGAAGGCACGTGAGAGGTTCGCTGATACATGTCAGCCTGATATGTTGTCACCCGCAACACAGATGAATATGACACCCAAAACCTGGGTTAAGTTGGAAGAGACCGAGAACACACAAGCAAGCTCTGAAACAGGCTGA